In Comamonadaceae bacterium OS-1, a single window of DNA contains:
- the gcvA_5 gene encoding glycine cleavage system transcriptional activator — protein sequence MQTTQTHLRTRPIGVGQLRAFAAVARLLNFRAASEELSLTQSAVSRQIQALEDEVGVPLFLRHTRAVELTGAGAQLMRTVGQTLEQLDSTVRMIRRSAGRKSVAISTWASFASMWLITRLEAFQTEFPDIDIRIDATDNLVDMDTADVDLALRYAMPDTVPAGAVRLFGEQLTPVASPWLLKTGKKLLRGEDLAHFALLEAGDSHRTQHLEWLTWRRWFEMHHLDKVEPKRWMHFNYAHQIAQAALTGQGVALARMPLIADSLASGDLVEILPHMRLDSPMAYWLVVGPRSAARPEIKAFCAWLLLQAQATRKAIGDGPDPDTVDHFD from the coding sequence ATGCAGACCACCCAGACCCATTTGCGCACCCGCCCCATCGGTGTCGGCCAGTTGCGCGCCTTTGCCGCGGTGGCGCGGCTGCTGAATTTTCGGGCGGCTTCCGAAGAGCTGTCGCTGACGCAATCGGCTGTGAGCCGCCAGATCCAGGCGCTGGAAGACGAGGTGGGCGTGCCCCTGTTTCTGCGCCACACCCGGGCCGTGGAGCTGACCGGCGCAGGCGCGCAATTGATGCGCACCGTGGGCCAAACCCTGGAGCAACTGGACAGCACGGTACGCATGATCCGGCGCAGCGCCGGGCGCAAAAGCGTGGCCATCAGCACCTGGGCTTCGTTTGCCTCGATGTGGCTGATCACCCGGCTGGAGGCCTTCCAGACCGAGTTCCCCGACATCGACATCCGCATCGATGCCACCGACAACCTGGTGGACATGGACACCGCCGACGTGGACCTGGCCCTGCGCTATGCGATGCCCGACACGGTGCCTGCGGGCGCGGTGCGCCTGTTTGGCGAGCAGCTCACGCCCGTGGCCAGCCCCTGGCTGCTGAAAACCGGTAAAAAGCTGCTGCGCGGCGAGGACCTGGCCCATTTCGCGCTGCTGGAAGCGGGCGACTCGCACCGCACCCAGCACCTGGAATGGCTGACCTGGCGGCGCTGGTTCGAAATGCACCATCTGGACAAGGTGGAGCCCAAGCGCTGGATGCACTTCAACTACGCCCACCAGATCGCCCAGGCCGCCCTGACCGGCCAAGGCGTGGCACTGGCCCGCATGCCGCTGATTGCCGACAGCCTGGCCAGCGGCGACCTGGTGGAAATATTGCCCCACATGCGGCTGGACTCGCCCATGGCCTACTGGCTGGTGGTGGGTCCGCGCAGCGCCGCCCGGCCCGAGATCAAGGCCTTTTGCGCCTGGCTGCTGCTACAGGCCCAGGCCACCCGCAAAGCCATCGGCGATGGGCCCGACCCGGATACGGTGGACCATTTCGATTGA